From SAR202 cluster bacterium, one genomic window encodes:
- a CDS encoding addiction module protein → MKIEDLEAQLLKLDMGSRARLAERLLVSLDELSDVEIEQLWAAEALRRDIEMDKNPDLAVPADEVFSQARSRLKK, encoded by the coding sequence ATGAAGATCGAGGACCTGGAGGCCCAGCTCCTGAAGCTGGACATGGGCTCTCGCGCAAGGCTGGCTGAGCGCCTGCTTGTCAGCCTGGACGAGCTGTCGGACGTCGAAATAGAGCAGTTGTGGGCGGCCGAGGCATTGAGGCGGGATATTGAAATGGACAAGAACCCCGACCTTGCCGTCCCTGCCGACGAGGTGTTCAGCCAGGCGCGGTCACGGCTGAAGAAATGA
- the ychF gene encoding redox-regulated ATPase YchF encodes MEIGIVGLPRSGKTTVFNAVTRGKAQVATYGSAQAKPNVGVAKVPDERLDVMVKMFNPRKTVHAEVSYVDIPAPPEGFGKTKGISGEFLNFLQRTDALMVVTRGFEDPSVTHVADTVDPFRDIDTMMFELTFSDLEMIERRLLRMADRFKSAKQAERDQLNKEKVLIERLKEGLEAGKPIRGQEMTKDEEKTIEGFRFLTQKAVIVVLNAGEEQAGKVAEMEQKLAEHVKGEGVRGAVLLGKLEMELAQMDPADEEVFRKEMGVGESGLGRMVKLSYEVIGLNNFLTVGEDECRAWEIPAGISAQKAAGRIHSDIERGFIRAEVVAYKDLVECGSLVEAKKRGVLRMEGKEYIVKDGDIINFLFNV; translated from the coding sequence ATGGAAATCGGAATCGTCGGGCTCCCCAGAAGCGGCAAGACCACAGTATTCAACGCCGTCACGCGCGGCAAGGCGCAGGTCGCCACCTACGGCAGCGCCCAGGCCAAGCCCAACGTCGGCGTCGCAAAGGTGCCCGACGAGCGCCTGGACGTCATGGTCAAGATGTTCAACCCGCGCAAGACCGTTCACGCCGAGGTCAGCTATGTGGACATCCCGGCGCCGCCCGAAGGGTTCGGCAAGACGAAGGGAATCTCCGGCGAGTTCCTGAATTTCCTGCAGCGCACGGACGCGCTCATGGTGGTCACCCGCGGCTTCGAGGACCCCTCGGTGACGCACGTTGCCGACACCGTCGACCCTTTCCGGGACATCGATACGATGATGTTCGAGCTAACCTTCTCGGACCTGGAGATGATCGAGCGCAGGCTCCTGCGCATGGCGGACCGCTTCAAGAGCGCGAAGCAGGCTGAGCGCGACCAGCTTAACAAGGAGAAGGTCCTTATCGAGCGCCTCAAGGAAGGCCTCGAGGCAGGCAAGCCCATCCGCGGCCAGGAAATGACGAAGGACGAGGAGAAGACTATCGAAGGGTTCCGGTTCCTTACCCAGAAGGCCGTCATCGTCGTCCTGAACGCCGGAGAGGAGCAGGCCGGCAAAGTGGCCGAGATGGAACAGAAACTGGCGGAGCACGTCAAGGGCGAGGGAGTCCGCGGCGCGGTGCTGCTCGGCAAGCTGGAGATGGAGCTTGCGCAGATGGACCCGGCGGACGAGGAGGTGTTCCGCAAGGAGATGGGAGTGGGAGAGTCCGGCCTCGGCCGCATGGTGAAGCTGTCCTACGAGGTGATCGGCCTGAACAACTTCCTCACCGTCGGCGAGGACGAGTGCCGCGCCTGGGAGATACCCGCAGGCATCAGCGCGCAGAAGGCGGCCGGACGCATCCATTCAGACATCGAGCGCGGCTTCATCCGGGCGGAGGTAGTGGCCTACAAGGACCTGGTGGAGTGCGGAAGCCTGGTAGAGGCCAAGAAGCGCGGCGTGTTGCGGATGGAAGGCAAGGAGTACATCGTGAAGGACGGGGATATCATCAACTTCCTGTTCAACGTGTAG
- a CDS encoding DUF1232 domain-containing protein, which produces MCNGYNNLLIVGGGAVLWTLIRTFGLWRLARLAFRLLFDKRVPGGVKLILPAVLAYLISPIDPIPDFLLGIGQVDDILVTLGALAAFLLMTPRDVLFDHIRGRKARGQGGDSVIEGKYRVE; this is translated from the coding sequence ATTTGTAACGGCTATAATAACTTATTAATTGTGGGAGGTGGCGCTGTGTTGTGGACGTTGATTCGCACATTCGGCCTGTGGCGACTGGCGCGCCTGGCGTTCAGGCTGCTGTTCGACAAGCGCGTGCCTGGGGGCGTAAAGCTGATCCTGCCGGCGGTGCTGGCGTACCTTATTTCGCCCATAGACCCCATACCGGACTTCTTGCTCGGCATCGGTCAAGTGGATGACATCCTGGTGACGCTGGGCGCGCTCGCGGCGTTCCTGCTCATGACGCCTCGGGACGTCCTCTTCGACCATATCCGCGGCAGGAAAGCGCGCGGACAGGGGGGCGATTCGGTCATTGAGGGCAAATATCGCGTAGAATAG